The nucleotide sequence TACTGAAGTACCTTACAATAAGGCAAACTAAAATACATTTATATAGAAATTAACTAgaatttttatttaaatatttgtaCACATGCAAATTCAGACCCTCATCCATGAAATAAAACACAGAATACGCCTTTATCTCACCTCTGCCTAATTCGTCACCTTGTACCTTAGATATATGGGGTAAGTGGAGAGGTGGTGTCAAATTACCCACTTTTTTTGGGTAAATTAGATCCGATGGGCATGAGATTTACCCCATTGTGAAACAGATTGTATGGCAGTTTGGGGAATGAATCAAGACATTAATGAAAACATGGGAGCACCCCTGTTAACATTacttcttgctcctgtacactttCCTGTGGGTAAGAACAGCAGAGAGCCAACCTGCTTGGCGAAAAAGCTACTACCCAGCTCCACGCTCAAAGCAATGGATAACATCAAACCCAACAGACACTGGTTTCTGAAACAGTTTGTTTTCCATCTGTGTATATTTATATTCATTTATTAATCTTCTATTATGTAGTAAGACTCTGTATCTATCGGCAGCTGTGGAAATACAGGTTATTGTACCTACAGTTTCTTGAAAGGTCTGTCCTTGCCACTAGGATTGGGAACACTTTGGTACTCTGGAAGTGATGGGAACAGCTGGATGGCTGTGATGCACCCGTGGTTCTCCCCTTGTCCACCACACTCGCCTGGCATCCCCACCCttaccatctctctccctccctcacactcctACAAAGGGAACTGGAGAAAAAGCGTCCTGTACACCTGACAGGACCTGCTGATGGAACGGACTGACTGTTGGGCTCCTTTGCACCCCTCGCAGGATGTGGAGGGAGACCCGAGCCCACTCATTGGGTAGAGAGCACAGTGGCTGGCTTCACACGGCAGAGCTGCCATCGTGGCCTAGGATGTGGCTTATGTTATGCGCTGACCTGTTGGAGTGCTGCTTGGAAACGTCGGAGAGGGCAGGGTTGGTTAAAGGCAACAAAGGCGACATGGGCATGGCTGGGGTGTCGGCAGTGAGGGGCGCAGTGGCAATCTCGGGGAACAGGGTGGTCAGGTTGAAGTTGGACAGGTGTGGGGTGATGCTGGAGCTGTTGGCCATCGGCCTGGCAGGGATGTCGGGCAGGAGAGGAAAGCTGGGCTGTGGAAAGCCAACCGGCCGGGGCGGGGAAAGGATGGAACCAAACGGGTTGCTTGCTTTCTCCGTGCTGGGACTGGTGAAGATTTGGTTGGAGAAGTAGGGGATGGAGAGGTCGTTGGAGAGGGTGGGGTGTGCTGGTGAGTAGGAAGGATAGAATGAAGGCAGCGGATTCTGTGGTTCGACTGGGATGAGGGTGGGGGTCCGGTTAGCACCTGGCTGTGTTACTGGGGGTATGAACGGTGGATTGGCATTGAGAGGCGGGTTCATGCCGCCCTCCGCGATGAAAGGGAAGCCGAAGCTCTGAGACAGAGAGTGCTGCTCTGGGGCCAAGTTCTCATTCGGAACCTGCTGACTGTCAGCCACGAAGCGCACGATGCTGGCGTTGCGGCTGGTGCTGGGCTGTTGCCGCGCAAGCATCACACCTCCGCCCGAGGGCAAGGGCAGCTGGAGGCCACGCTCCAGCACCTCGGCAGTCCGATGGTTACCTGAGCGTGGCCGGTCACTCTGGCGCAGCTTGCCGGCTGAGCCCCCGTGCGCCGGGTGCCGTGCTCTCTGCAACACCGTGGAACCGGCTTGGAGAGAGTGAGGCCGCTCGGCCCCATGCCCCAGGGCCGCCCGCAGACCTCCATGCGGATTGGAGACCTGCGAACTAGTGTGGCACTTGTTGCCAGCTCCGAGCGTCGCTTTCTGCGGTGCCACACCTGGGCTGCTGTTGCGACTCTGGATCTCGGGCACCGACGAGGGGTTTGGGTACGCGATGCCCCGGGGTCCCAGTGTGCCCAAGCTCAGATCGCAGCCATCCCGGCTCTGCACTGCTTCCCGGAGCGGCGCGCACGGATACTCGATGCTGGCAACCGGTGCACACTGAGTGCTCCTGGCATGATCGGGGCCCGACCTTTGTCCGCCGCCCAGCTGTTCACCCAGGGGTGGGGGCAGTAAGCCCTGCATGAAACTCTGGTGGCAGGAGCCCTCCCCATCCCTCAACGAAGCCCCACCCGCTGCTGAGATGCCCTGCACAGGCAGGTAGGGCAGCCGGCCCTGGCGCTCGACCCCCGTCCCCTGGGCCAGCCTGAAGCTGTGGGCCGGGATCCCCCTGTGTCCCGCCATGCCACCACCCATCTCGCTGCCCCGGGATGACTGTGCCTCGAAGGTGCCGACTGACTGGGCAGATACGCTGGCCTTGAAGGGGGGACAATCAGCCACGTCGGTAGCCATGCAGTGGTCGAGGGAGAGCTTGGACTGGAGCCCGTGCACGGGCAGGCTCTTGTTCACAGACAGGTCAAGGTACGTGCGCAGCTCGGGCTGCTCAGTGCTGCTCCTGGGGCTTTGCATGGAGCTGGATGGCTTCCCGATCAGGGCCTCAGCCGAGTAGCTGGAAATGCGGTTCCGCTCCGGGCGGTGAAGGTCGGGCGGCCGCGATGCTGGACTGCCTTTGGGccccagctgctgctccagcgGCCTGGAGGTGAGCAGCCTCTGGACGCGGGGATGTCCGGCCACCTGCTCAGCAGAGGGACCACAGCGGCCGCTGTCCTGGTGCGGGAGGAGGTCCGGGCCGTGCAGGCTCTGTGGATGCGTGTTCCTGCCGCCCACTGGGTTCTCGCATCGCTTCTCTGGATGTGTGCCACCAAAGCAGTGCTGCAGCAGCAGCGGCGGCTGCTGGGAACCCTTGTGGCGGCTCTGCCCGCTGGCCCCCGCTTGCTGCTTCTGAGGCAGGGCCAGCGTCTGGCCTGTCCTCACCAGCCCGCGCTTCTTCTGCAGTTGGGTGTCCTGGGGCACGCCGTGTGCCAGGCTCTCGGCGTGCGGAAGGTGCTGCTGCTGTTGTAACTGGTACAGGTGCCGCTCGCGGAGCTGGCCTTGCGGGTGTTTATAGTAGGAATGTCCGTGGGCCAGCGGCACCCCGCCTTGCGCCGACCCATTGGCCTGCACCAGCCCATGCTGCTGTGCTAACTGCCCGGCTGGCGTCCCGCCACAGTGACCCTCGGCGCTCCTTGGCAGGGGTACCGAGCCAGAGCCCAGCAAGTTGGCGGTGGGGAACAAGGTGCCCAGGTTGTGGCCGTGTGATGCACTGGAGGAGCTGACCGGCAGCTGAACCAGGAATGGCTGCTCTCGCTCACACGGGGATTCCACCAGCGCGCCCGGCCCCGGCTTCCCATCTGGACGGACCGCACCGCTCGGACACTGCTTCGGACGTTTGGCCGTGGAGATCAAGTGATCTGCTGGTCCGTTGCGCTTGGTTGCATCTTTGCGCACCTCAGTGCTCTGCTTCGGGCCAACAGGAGGCTGCGGAGGGGCTCTGGAGGGGCACTCCGCCGTGTGCTCGACCTGCTCCGGGTAGGTGGCTGGGTCGGCTGCCAGCGGTGGGCAGCTATGGCCCTGGCTTCGCACTGATGGGTTGGAAGGAGGCAGGGCTGGACACGCCAGGCTTGGCGTTTCTTGGGCAGACGAGGTGTGGGTGGTTTGGCCCTGGGCTGGAAGCACAGATTCCTGCATTCTCCCTTCCACTCCGATGTCATGCTCGGGCTGGAGGCTCGAATCCCGGCCTTTGTCTTTGTCTGCACTCGGGGGCTTCTGTTTCTCCGGCTTCAGCACCGCATCCTCTGCTGCGGCGCCTTTCTCCGGGCTCTCCTGCTCGAATATGGCCCGAGCTGCAAGGGCCACAATGTCACTGTGGTCCGGCAGGCTGTAGGCGTTGAAGGTGCAGTCCTCCCGCGCACTGTCTGGCAGCAGGGAGGCAACAGAAAAGCCTCGGCCGCTGCCCGAGCTGCTGGACATGGGCGAGTCAGTGTGGCGCTGGGTTCCAGCTGGCGCTCCTGCACTCTCGTGTTCCGGCATGCACAGTGGAAGCTGGTCTCCCGACGGCCCGGCCTCCCGGGGCTGTCTGCAAGGAGATGGAGGAGTGCTCATGCCACCCCGTTCCGTGCCCCCGGCCACATCTCCGCACCCTTGGCACTGCGCCGCTGCCAGCGACTCCAGCTGCTGGGAAACGCTGCTGATGCCACAAGAGGTGGGCGTGGCCACCTGGAATTCCCCAGCTGCCACCTCTCCTGCCCCTGGTAGGGGCGAGGTGGAGCAGTGGGATGGGGACGGAGCAGTATTTGTGACAGCGCACGCACCATCTGTAGCCAGGCAGGTCGGAGTCGAGGGGGCTGCCAAGGGTGTGCTGCTCTCTGACGGTCCCTCAGGTACATCCTCGCTAGCGCTTGGCACCGGGGGCCTGGAGGGGGCTGGTTCCGGCGAGGCAGAAGTGGCAGCCGCCCCGGCCGGGATGTGGTTCGTGAAGGAGGGTGGAGGTGCGGCGGGGCATTCGGCTGGGGATACCCGCTCGGATGGGCTGGGCTGGCGAGAGGGGGCGCAGTCCCGTGGCTTGTGCCCAGTGGCGCAGCCCTTCCTGGGGAGGCCCTGCTTTGCAGGCAGGAGCTTCTTCGGGGTCTTCTTGGATTTGGAGGGCTGGAGCACCCCGTGGGAGGGCCTGCCAGGAGTGGGAGCAGCCAAGCTGCTGACGGGGGCACAGGGAACCTGCCCGCTGGAGCCAGTGGAAGCAGTGCACTGGGCTGTGGGCATCGCCCTGCTGCCTGCCATCTGGGACACACTCTGGCTGAGGCTGGTTAGTGCTCCAAAAGCATTCAGGGCCACATTGGTGTGGGGGTCAGCGCTGGTGGTGGGCTGGATGACGTGCATGGTGGTGTGGCTGGAGCCCCCAGCTGGCCTCACCGGTTGCAGGGCAAAGAGCTGCCCGTTGACAGAAATCGTCTTCTGCGGGGTGCCGGGAGTGGTGGTGGCTGCCGACTGCGAGCTGCTGGGGGCGGGGGCAGATGCGGGCACGGGCCGGGGCAAGATGTGGACCAGGTGTTTCCCTCCGACTGTCTGAATGCTGGGCGTGCTCTGACTGCCACTGCTACACCCCACCTGACCAGAGTCGAGAGAGGGGGCTGCCCTGCTGTTGCCCGGAGGGGGAACCACCGAGACCGGGTTCTGTCCGGCTGCTTGTATGATGACGATCTGCTGACCCTGCCTCTGGCTGTGAAGGGCCCCCCTCACCATGGCCGGCGAGCTGGCATTGGCCGGCTGCAGGATAATCAGCTTCTGGCTGTTTGGGGAGGATGGGTCGCTGGCCCCTGGGGGATGCGCCATCTGAATCACCTGCAAAGGGGGCAGCAGGGACACCACCTTGGGGGCAGTTGGGGCGGGAGTGTGGGGCTGCGCCAGAACTGGCTGCAGTGGGAGAGGTTGCACTGGGGTCTGGAAACTCAGCTGACTGTGGGCAGAACAGACGGACACGCCATGAAGTGTGGAGGGAGCAGAGGATGCTGCTCCTACGTGCCCGGCAACGGAAGCAGGGAAGGAGCCTCTGGCATTCACATTTTCATTTAACGTAGTTGGCAAAGCACTGCAGTTCACCTGGCTGACAGGCTGTACAGTGTTGCCTGCCAGTTGCAGTGTGGTCCAGGTTGTCCGTGTGTTACCTGCGAAGGTCATGCACGTAAAAGCACCCAGGCTATTCGTGTCAGCAGCACAGGTGTAGGTGGAAGCTGGGCAGGACATCGTCCACAAGCTGGTGATGGGACAGGACGACACCAGACCACCCTGACACATTGTCCCAGCTTTGAAAGGTGGTGGCAAGCCACGGGCCGACCCAGGTGGATTCTGGCAAACGTTTGGCACCATCGCGCCCTGTGGGCACTCACTAACCGGCCACTTCGTTGACCGGAACTCGGAACTCTGGATGCAGGATGGCGTGGACCCCAGAACAGTTTGGTGAGAAGACTCCACACCCATGCACATCGACCCCATCTGCTGTAGGGGCAAAGGTAAAGCAGGACAGGTGTTGGCAGAAGTTCCACCAATGTTCAGGACGGGGCAACAACTGGCAACTCCTGAGGTGGTCCGCCCAAACGAGGCTTGTGAACACTCCAGCACAAGTTGTGCAGAGGTGCTTACGGGGCACTGAAGAAGCACTGGCCCAGAACTGTTAGTAGAGACATTCAGCACACTCTGGACCGTGCCCACAGTGGTGGTGCATAGTGCAGTGTTCAGAGAATTCTGAGTCGTAGGGAGGCATTCGGGCATGTTCTGCTGAGAGATCCGTGTCTGAGGCTGGATCCCGTTTACCACTTGGCCGATGTCAGGTATTGCCATTGGCATCATTATATCAAGACATGCTTCTTGAGTAGTGTTCTTCAGGGTATTCAGAGTCAGCtccagtgaactctgtactgcaGCTTGGTGGCAATTCCCATTCAGTTGGTTTCCGTTTGTGTAGATGAGTATATCTTCCTGCACTTGGTTGGGAGAAATCATCATAGTAGTTTTAGTGCCCTTGAATTTCCTCTTCCAGTGAATCGTAGGGTCATCATGCAAGCAGATGTCATTAGCTTTCAGTAGTTCCACAAAACGGTCATTTTCCTTCTGTAGATCATCCAGCTGTTTACGCAGTCTGACAATTTCTTCAGCTGCAGAATATAACAAATTAAGTTACAAACAAATCATCCACTTGAGAGTCTGTGTGGCTAAATTATGTTTATAAGATCAAGGATCAGGGGTGATAGCTTCACATATAGCAATGATAAAACACGGTTAAAATCTTCACCATTGCATTGCACAAAAATACGATGGGGGATAGGGAGGGCAGTGAAGAGAACAATTACTGAGTAAGGCTGAAAAGACTGAATATACAGATTATCTTATCATACGCTCACCTTGTTCTTTGGTTCCTCCATTCAGAAGAATTTCATCATTCTGCCTCTTCAGCTCTGAAATGTACTTATACGCTTGATCTAGTATCATATTTTTACTCTGTGtacaagagaaaaaaatagtTTAACAAAGTTGTATTCATTGCTGCTTTTAAAAGCGGTACAAAGAAAAAGGACTGTAGAAAACATGTGTTTTAGAGGTTCTTTGACACAGTTAAATGGCAAAGGAATAGAAATCATTCCGAGCAGAGAGATTTCCCAAGTACATAAATTATTTATGCAAGCATACAAATGAACCCAAGCGAAATTTGGAATTTTGCTCTTTATTTCAAAGGAGCCCCTCGTCCTTTCTGCTATACATCTGACATTTTATTTcctcactccacatccccccacccccaccaccatccagTATTACACAACAGGGTCATGAATTAGAAACTTGGAAGAAATGTATCAGCATCTGGAATCACATGGGGAAGGTTAATGGTTGGATTGATTCGTGGCTGTGTCCTTATTGGATATAAACTTGCATTGTCTCTCcaatttgttaatttttttaatCCAAAGAGCCGTACAAAATTGGAACTGTTTTACCTGTTTCAAAGCAGGAGAGCACGGAATAAGTTCTCCAATTTTGTTTATTCCAGAGTTAATCTTCTTCTTTCGATGTCTTTCAACTAGAAAATCAGAATTTTTCCATTTAAAAATTGAAGGAACTGAATTTCTAATCCTTATTTGCTATACTTAACTTTCCAGTAACAGATCCACATGCAGCAAGGCTCAGAAATATTGTAATAGGAAAGTTGAAATTACATACACATTACTCGAAAGCATATGACAATGAAATTGCTATGTGCTGCCCATTAAATGGATTCCTGACACTTCTACTGTTGCTAAACATCTAAGAACCACTGTCCTTAGTGTTCAATAAGTTTGTTACTCAGCGATCAAATGGCAGACACAGCAAGCTTCAGCATTTAACTTACACCCAGATTACcaaaactctccccacccccaccgcaTAACTCTGTCCTTGGCTTCGTGCTCATTTCTGTCACCACAATGGTATATTTCAATTCAATGATGGAACTCTAACCCTCTTCATAGTCACAGGAAAGACTGTATCTCAACGTTAGTAATTAAGTGAAGGCAATGATATTGCTATCTTTATTGGAGGAACAACTACAATTCTGGAtcattcattttcaaaactgcatAAGTAAAACTATTCAACtaacaataacaaaaacagatagtACACAATTATGTTGAAACTTCTGCAAAAATATAGTATATTGAATATGACTATTACCTTAGTATAATAAAGTGCCTCAGAATTTACAGTCACAGCTACAGTAACTATGCTTCTTATTGAGGGGGAAAAAGAAAGAGATCCCAACAAATATCAAGCAATCTCCTTGAAGAGAACTTGCCATGTTCCAATGACTGCTTCTATCAGATATCAGTTCAAAAGGATTCCTGAAGGCCAGTATCAGTTAAGTcatcagaaatatataaaaaagaaaatgctggaaatactcagcaggtcaagcagaatctgaggggagagaaacagagttaacattccaGGTCAATGACCAGAGCTGAAAAATTAGAAAATAAGCATGTAGAGAGTGGAAAAAGGAGGGCTGAAAATGGGAATGTGTGTTAGGTTGTCCACATGATTACAGTTATTTCAGTGTCACAGGAGGAAAAGCTGATCCATCTAGAGGAAGGTAAATAAGATAAATAAATGAGAAAAGCCCAGGGAGCAGTAAAAAGAGAGAAGTAGAAtaagcagctgctggaaatctgaaataaaaactaatTCTGGAAATACCCAGTGCTTAGTCAGCAACTGTGGAAACAAAAACTAATGTGTTACAGGTGGATAATCTTACGTTAGAGATACCCATTCCCAACATCAAGTCAGAAATCAGCTTTCCAAACATATGATCATGTGTAACAATTTCTAAGGAGAACTACAGAACACTTTAATTTACATTTTAACATCAGTACTAAAAGTGCtgagagttgtagactcagccagctccatcaggagCACAACCTTAAACATCATGAacaacatcttcaagaagtggtgcctaaagaaggcagtatccatcactaAGGAACCTCATTAtctttaatagacaatagacaataggtgcagaagtagaccattcggcccttcgagcctgcaccgccattctgagatcaaggctgatcatctactatcaatacccggttcctgccttgtccccatatcccttgattcccctatccataagatacctatctagctccttcttgaaagcatccagagaattggcctccactgccttctgaggcagtgcattccacacccccacaactctctgggagaagaagtttttccttaactctgtcctaaatgacctaccccttattcttaaaccatgccctctggtactggactctcccagcatctggaacatatttcctgcctctatcttgtccaatcccttaataaccttatatgttgcaatcagatccccctcatccttaattccagcgtgtacaagctcagtctctctaacctctctgcataagacagtccagacatcccaggaattaaccttgtgaatctacgctgcacttccactacagccaggatgtccttccttaaccctggagaccaaaactatacacaatactgcaggtgtggtctcaccagggccctgtacaaatgcaaaaggatttccttgctcttgtactcaattccctttgtaataaaggccaacattccattagccttcttcactgcttgcTGCACTTGctgattcaccttcagtgactgatgaacaaggactcctagatctctttgtatttctcccttacctaactttacaacgttcagataataatctgccttcctgttcttactcccaaagtggataacctcacacttattcacattaaacatcatctgccaagtatctgcccactcacccagcctatccaagtcaccctgaattctcctaacatcctcatcacatgtcacactgccacccagcttagtatcatctaaTCGGggcgtgccctcttctcactatagCTTGACATTCCTTTCCTTTTGTAATATTtagttatttttgtaatttatagattttttagATCTTTAATTAATAAATCTTTGCCTTTCTGTggtaaaacaacacatttcacatcacatatcggtgataataaatctgattctaaacaGAGACTGGATTTACAAATGACTAAAGTAGAAGAAATATCACCACAAAGGAGAAATctacaaaaacttctgtagtttgaAATAAACATAAAAGGAAATAACAACTAATTTTATGTATGGAAATCAAGGGACAGACTGTTTAATTGTTATGGCTTGGAAAGCAAATTAAAAATGTTCAGAGCTGATAAAATTAATCAAGAGATGTCCTCATCAACTGCTATTGAGcagaaacattaactttgtttctttcaCCTCTTTGACCTGCTGTGAATTTCCAACACTATTGTTACTGTGGGATTTCCATGCTCTTTAACAATACAACTAATTTGGTAAAATGTTTAAATTCATGTCAGTTCAAGGAATTTCAGCTTGACGGCATTGGAGAAAATTGCATATTGTAAATGAAGGAGTACTGAATCACTGACATCAGAGTATTTTCATGTTTTGAGGCTGCTGTCAGTTACAAGGAACAGTGATGCTGAGCACAAGTTGTTACTCTAACTTTGCAACTGAAAAATCCAGGCCAATAAATTAACTACAGTGTCATTGTAATGTTTACAATAAACATTACCACAACAATTTTGATCAATAAATATGATCATTTCTACTTCTAATGGTTGGTTATAATTAAGAAAAAGATATGAGAGTAGTTGTCATTGTAACAATAAATCAATGTATAAAGTACTTTATACATGGTAAAGGGGTTAAATTCCCAGCTGTCATGGTGAGACTTGTGTATTTCAGACTATTAATTTAGGCCTCTGGATTAGCAACCAACTAACACAATTAGTACATGCCTATTAAGAGAGATGAAGTTATGGGGGACATGGAGAGGTGAGGCAACTTCACCTAAAATTTGTGAGAGGGGGGTCACATCATCCAGTTTTGCTGGTCGGAGGGGGAAGGCGTAACTAGGCCCCGCCCCCCAGGTAGgggggaagcctcggagctggcagccacacttaactccctggtgggggtggccgagaggccacggctgaagctgggggtgttctccggagccaagcctacccTGGATGGGGAGGTGGattatgagacctggatcgagcatacgtctttgatgttagaggagtggccaggcttggaggaggagaagaggcagcgattggtgggaagtttgaggggttcaaCAGCCAAAACAGTCCGgtagttgaaagctgagaagcctggagcttcagtggaggaatgcatagaagttttggagggagcgtttgggttgtcaggggaatcctggctgcttttagcagagttccaacgcctggaacaacggagctctccgagtacatatttctgatggaggggatgcttacggggctgcggcgccggggggtagtgaaggcgcctGATGTGGCTAgtgtgaggatgagtcagatattcagtggctctctggaggaggacaaggtggcgtggactatccagCAGGTTTATAGGAAGGGctcccctccatccttcgggcaactgatcAGAGAGgtgcaggaggaagagagagcgttggggcagAAAAGGGGCTCAGGCCACtcggagcgatcctcagcgatacaggaagtggtggctgggtggaggactgAAAACCCCCAGGGGAGTAGGGACCCCTCTCTGGAGGAGAAGAACAGGGAAGGTACTCACTCCCGGGGGCGTTGCAGTGGGTTGGGAGCAGGGGCCATCCCGGGTGAGGAGGGGCGGCAGGCAgcatgtgctttaactgtgggaaagaggggtatttcaggcaggactgtgggcggctgagggtgtgctatagctgtggagaggaggggcaCTTTCAGtaggattgtgagagacaaggagccCCACAAAgggcaagccccccccccccccgcgactaagaagggagaggtgtcgggaaacttaggagaggctcggtgagggaacggactggagcctctggaggaacacattcccagagatcagccagggGACCACTGGGTACCCACACCTCTATtctggatgggctggtaggaccccgtgccagtgtgtgcCTACAGATAGAGggagccctgttagtagacgccccagacgatcttgaaggggagacacgatttctggCGGGAGCGCTGGTGAGgtccgaagtgcagagaccaggagtggtacatgcgaggcgtatagccgtaagtgtcaggaacactacggcaagagaaatcacctttaagaggggaatgccactggcacatctgttcccggtgacggtaatgtctagcacaccagtgaggacccctaacggggagggattgGAGCaccgaagggagctgaccgctgaagcctttaactttggGGATTCTCCAGTGTCGCcagagtggaaacgcaggctagtggagaagatgctgaagatggaagctgttttttctcagggcgagtttgatgttggctgctccaaaagctcTCGCCACACCATCTGGGTGACGGAGGTCACCCCGTTccaagagagatcccggcggctggccccagcggatgttgaggacgtgcggcagcacttgtgccaattgaaggaagctggaatcatagctgagtctcgaagtccttatgcatcCCCAAAAGTGGCAGCACGGAAGAAGAATTGAAGGGtgtgcatgtgtgttgactacaggactttGAAACagtgaactgtccctgatcaatatactgtcccgagGGTCGAGGACGcgttggcctgtctgagtggagcgaagtgtttcagtgtgctggacttaagaagcaggtattaccagatcccgatgagtgagggcaATAAAGAGAAGACGGCCTTTACCTGCCCTCTGGGGTTCTTCTGGTTCGAacaaatgccccaaggcatattgggggccccagccacctttcagaggctcatggagaggactgtggagatatgaatctgttggaggtgctggtgtacctggacgatttgatagtgttcggatcgactttggaggaacatgaagagcggctgttaaaggtattaagccggctTAAGGAGGAAGGGCTGAAGCTTTCCCTTGACAAATgacagttctgcaagtcgtcggtcagctacattggccatatcatttcgcaagagggagtggctactgatccaaccaagatagaagCTGTGACCACCTGGCCAAGACTCCAGAACGTGAGCACTCTGCGCTCATTtgtggggttctgtgggtattaccgctgattcgtgaaaggatacgccagaATGTGTCacctgttgtgtggctatcccctggtgggaaagaaaaggaagggggaccggAGGCAAggcgctggaggatactggaacccggcggaacctcttggctcgagatgggataatcgatgtgaagaggcgttccaatctttgaaaagggcactgacccaggccccagtgttggcttttgccaatccccagaagccatatgtgctgcac is from Hypanus sabinus isolate sHypSab1 chromosome 5, sHypSab1.hap1, whole genome shotgun sequence and encodes:
- the LOC132394422 gene encoding basic helix-loop-helix domain-containing protein USF3, whose product is MPEMTENQLLRRTHRKKNRETHNAVERHRKKKINSGINKIGELIPCSPALKQSKNMILDQAYKYISELKRQNDEILLNGGTKEQAEEIVRLRKQLDDLQKENDRFVELLKANDICLHDDPTIHWKRKFKGTKTTMMISPNQVQEDILIYTNGNQLNGNCHQAAVQSSLELTLNTLKNTTQEACLDIMMPMAIPDIGQVVNGIQPQTRISQQNMPECLPTTQNSLNTALCTTTVGTVQSVLNVSTNSSGPVLLQCPVSTSAQLVLECSQASFGRTTSGVASCCPVLNIGGTSANTCPALPLPLQQMGSMCMGVESSHQTVLGSTPSCIQSSEFRSTKWPVSECPQGAMVPNVCQNPPGSARGLPPPFKAGTMCQGGLVSSCPITSLWTMSCPASTYTCAADTNSLGAFTCMTFAGNTRTTWTTLQLAGNTVQPVSQVNCSALPTTLNENVNARGSFPASVAGHVGAASSAPSTLHGVSVCSAHSQLSFQTPVQPLPLQPVLAQPHTPAPTAPKVVSLLPPLQVIQMAHPPGASDPSSPNSQKLIILQPANASSPAMVRGALHSQRQGQQIVIIQAAGQNPVSVVPPPGNSRAAPSLDSGQVGCSSGSQSTPSIQTVGGKHLVHILPRPVPASAPAPSSSQSAATTTPGTPQKTISVNGQLFALQPVRPAGGSSHTTMHVIQPTTSADPHTNVALNAFGALTSLSQSVSQMAGSRAMPTAQCTASTGSSGQVPCAPVSSLAAPTPGRPSHGVLQPSKSKKTPKKLLPAKQGLPRKGCATGHKPRDCAPSRQPSPSERVSPAECPAAPPPSFTNHIPAGAAATSASPEPAPSRPPVPSASEDVPEGPSESSTPLAAPSTPTCLATDGACAVTNTAPSPSHCSTSPLPGAGEVAAGEFQVATPTSCGISSVSQQLESLAAAQCQGCGDVAGGTERGGMSTPPSPCRQPREAGPSGDQLPLCMPEHESAGAPAGTQRHTDSPMSSSSGSGRGFSVASLLPDSAREDCTFNAYSLPDHSDIVALAARAIFEQESPEKGAAAEDAVLKPEKQKPPSADKDKGRDSSLQPEHDIGVEGRMQESVLPAQGQTTHTSSAQETPSLACPALPPSNPSVRSQGHSCPPLAADPATYPEQVEHTAECPSRAPPQPPVGPKQSTEVRKDATKRNGPADHLISTAKRPKQCPSGAVRPDGKPGPGALVESPCEREQPFLVQLPVSSSSASHGHNLGTLFPTANLLGSGSVPLPRSAEGHCGGTPAGQLAQQHGLVQANGSAQGGVPLAHGHSYYKHPQGQLRERHLYQLQQQQHLPHAESLAHGVPQDTQLQKKRGLVRTGQTLALPQKQQAGASGQSRHKGSQQPPLLLQHCFGGTHPEKRCENPVGGRNTHPQSLHGPDLLPHQDSGRCGPSAEQVAGHPRVQRLLTSRPLEQQLGPKGSPASRPPDLHRPERNRISSYSAEALIGKPSSSMQSPRSSTEQPELRTYLDLSVNKSLPVHGLQSKLSLDHCMATDVADCPPFKASVSAQSVGTFEAQSSRGSEMGGGMAGHRGIPAHSFRLAQGTGVERQGRLPYLPVQGISAAGGASLRDGEGSCHQSFMQGLLPPPLGEQLGGGQRSGPDHARSTQCAPVASIEYPCAPLREAVQSRDGCDLSLGTLGPRGIAYPNPSSVPEIQSRNSSPGVAPQKATLGAGNKCHTSSQVSNPHGGLRAALGHGAERPHSLQAGSTVLQRARHPAHGGSAGKLRQSDRPRSGNHRTAEVLERGLQLPLPSGGGVMLARQQPSTSRNASIVRFVADSQQVPNENLAPEQHSLSQSFGFPFIAEGGMNPPLNANPPFIPPVTQPGANRTPTLIPVEPQNPLPSFYPSYSPAHPTLSNDLSIPYFSNQIFTSPSTEKASNPFGSILSPPRPVGFPQPSFPLLPDIPARPMANSSSITPHLSNFNLTTLFPEIATAPLTADTPAMPMSPLLPLTNPALSDVSKQHSNRSAHNISHILGHDGSSAV